The genomic interval AGAGGCATCAGCAGAATGATGGCAAAAGTACAAAAACAAACCCTTAGGGATGAACCCACCACAACCCACTGAAAAACTGAAAGAGCATTTTCATTTTCACAGAATGCTGATAGGGGAGTTGATTCTGCCTAGCTGTACTTCTGCTGAAAATCTAAACTATATAGAGAATAAGCAGAGAAAAGCCGTGCTTCAGCTGAACAGTTTTCACTGCAGTATAGCAAACTCATTTGTACCACTGTTGTTAAAGGTCCTCTCTGATTTTCTGTTAAGACACCACATTCAGTTATTTGGACCCCAATTTAATTTAGCATGTTGTCCAGTTTATGCTTTTTTGAAAACATACCTTTGCCCTGGCATCAATTTTTTGTGCCCATCTGGTGGCTTTCCATTTCTCATTAACATTTTCCTTCTCCCAAGCATTCCGCACATACTTTTGACGGGCGCTAGATttaagcacacacacaaatatttgttACTATAACATAACATGAGATTTCATCAATTGATGTATTCTGCCATAACAGAAATGTGCCATGGGTTCAAATTTTACGAATCTCCTACATTTGCATGTCCTTTTACTGAAGGTCTACATCACCTATCATAATTAACGTACATTAATTATGAAAAGAGGAGTCCTCCCAGAGGTCATGAACACTGTAATGCTACGACAAAATCTGCTATCTATTTCAGCACATGGCAAACATTTTAAGACTAGCTATCACACAAGGAGCCCTAGTTCTAATATAAATTTGTATTGTAGGTAACATTCTATGGACCATATATTATGGGTCCATATTGCTTCAGTTTCAAAGACTTGTTAAGGACTCTCCCTGCGTAAGCtttgtgttttaaatatgttgtgtgccttcatgtcgtttccaacttaaggcgaccctaaggtgatgtagttttcctggcaagatttgcccagagaggggtttgcctttgccttctgtaTATGTAATACAGAaacaatggactttatcatacTGAGGGAAAGCTGATATTAAAAAGTCATTTTCCTGGCAAAGCCGTGAGgttgtggtgaagattttcagacgatgcCGTGATTGCAGAGGGCTTACCCTGGGAAGAAACAGGAATGctcaagcaacaaaccattcatgggatttccccgtaAATGGGTTGTTGCTTGAgcatttctgtttcttcctgggataagtcctctctatcGCGatatgtctgaaaatctttgctgcgaccttgccaggaaaatgcctttgcAATCCTGgatttcctcccatgtgataaagtcccattaTAGAAGAGATTTCAGGCTTTGAGAATAAACTGGAGTGCAGGAGTTGTTTATGCCACTATTCCTGCAAATCCTTCAGCCAAGATGAAACAGAATAAATCCTATCTCAGTGACAATGCAAGCTATTTCCACATCAATTTAACTTTAGAAACAATGATATGGAACGACAAGGATAACCAACCTGTGTGGAAACTTGAGAACAAAGTCAGTCAACTGCATGCACTTGAAAGGCATGGCCTGCCTTCTGACCCCAGTGCAGGGACCATCTACAAGAGcctaaaggaaagaagaaaagagttaTTTTTCACAAAAGTCCCAAGGATAAAAACGTGAACAGGGAAGGCCAAACAGCATTGCAACAATCTTCCACCCTCATCTTTGTTTCGTCTTATATGATATACATCATCTTCTTGAAAGCCAAGATGTGTTTCCTTCTGTCTATTCCTGATAACAGCAGagtcacaaataaaaataaccagTGTTAACATTTTAGCCCTAAGATggtcacttaggcctgttacagactgccaaaataaagctgcttcgggtctctttggaggtatgatatttaaatgatgcatgggtcctaagaatccagaagctgcaccaaagctgcactccagtgcataggaatggagtgtggctttggcgtgacctctggactcttaggacccatgcatcatttaaatagcatacctccaaagagaccccaagcagctttattttggcagtctgtaacaggccaatgactacaaaagtatgtgccttcaagtcacctgttgatggCAACCTAATGCATTTCATGTGTGTTTCTTAGGCAAAAAACTCCATGCTAGTTTTCCATTGCCACTCTCTGCATTAAAGCCTACATGACTTGATACTCTCTGACAGTCTCCCCAGTACTAGCCAGGTCTAACCtaacttaacttccaagatcagaatggACATGGTATCTTCAGCTTATTTATACTACAAACTTATCCATTTTTTTCTTGCAGTGAGATCTGCTAAATGTAGCACTGTATTGCATGTGACAAAATGATAGAATTATCTGCTTCAAATTTGTGTAAGAGGGGAAATCAAAAGTTTAGAATTATGTTAGATCAGTTTTTTAAACACATTCACAAAAGTCTGTATATTTATCTGGCCTGTTAAGAACCAGCAATCTGCATTTTCATGTACATGAAAGGAATGCAACATATGGGAtacttgggatttttttttattaagtctGCTTTCTACGGACTAAGAAAAAATGGATAAGGAAACACCCCTCTATACCATATTTTATGGTGGATGTGGAAGAAGACTTGCCTTTCTTCAAAACAGGGAAATCAATGCAGCTAGCAAAAAAGCCTGCTTATTTTTCTTTATGGCACCACTGCTAGCATCCTACGAAAATAGTTGAATACACAGCTATTCTACAGGCATATAGCAAACATCCATACTTACCCTATTCTGATCAATAACATCGACGATCGCAACCAGCTTGCCGGCATGTGGTCCAAAGGAAATGTAGGCAACTCGGCCAATCTCAACATAGCGCTTGAACACCTTCATGAAGAGAAAATATACAATTCTAATATCTCACAAAGACTCATTTAGAAATGAATCCAATCTTGGCCCCAGCAGAGATCACAGAATAGCAAAATGGAAGCCATTAAACTCCATAATTTAGGAGATCAATAACTGAGAGCATAAAAACAAGCCATTTATGGAAAAGGCAACCAATATCCCTTTACTTTGCATCACCATCcattattattttcacattaaaaGTGTGCAAATCACCAATAAACAAAATTCCTGTCAATCTCCTTATAAATCAAAGCTTGCTTATTAACTTATGTAATGTATCAAATGCTAtgtaaaaagggctttttaaGGACAGGGGGGAAAATCAAGCCCTGAtttatgctgcatccacactgcagaaataacccagtttgaggccgctttaactgccttggctcagagctagtgaatcctgggaattgtagtttattgcggcaccagggctctctgacacagaaggctaaacgtctcgcaaaactacagctcccaggattccctagcactgaaccagggaagttaaagaggtctcaaactggattgtttctgcagtgcggacgcagtcTTTGAAACTTTGAAACTCCCTCTCTTTCAGTCTTTGTCTCACtatctgctatggaattctgggagttgggagtttgttgtggggcccagagcggagcagagccccacaacaaactccaactcccagaattccattgccttcagccagacaaagagttaaagcggttccaaaccgggttatggatgcagccaaaggcttACAGATTGTAATCCTTCCCCAACCGCCTCAGAGGCCCGCGCTCACCATGATGGACGCCACGCGCGAGCCGaccagaaagaaggaaggaagaaagaaagaaccgcTTCCGGTGGCCTCGCTATACCCCTTCCTCTCAAGCaactgcgcatgcgcagagaGGAAAAGCCGGAAgtgagggaagaagggagagggagagggacgGCCTTAGTACCAAAGCGCTCCCCCCAATCTGTTCCCTTTCAgcgattttggttttttttggacttcaactcccagaagcgcAGGCATATTGGCCaaagtggctgaggcttctgggagctgaagtcccaaatttCTTAGTAGATGGCTATGGCGAGGCGCATGCGCGGCAGCAAGGAGCGCCAAGCGCGAGCCCAACACGCATGCGTCCTTGCCGTTGCGGAAGGGTGGGCGCTACACTCTTATAGTCCAGCTATTCCACACAACGGCTCTGGCTGCCttcttctgttgcattctgggatttgcagtttaaaggaAGGTCCCAGCGGCCATAGAATGGAGAAAAGCAGCGAGCTGCGGCTCAGAGACTAGTGGGTGGGGCCAAGGGCGGTGACATGCAAATTTTGAGCCAATGAGATGGGAGGAGAGTCCTGAAGTCTTTCCTGGGCCCCAGGGCAGAAAGGGTTTGGGTCGGGATCCGACCCAAACCCTCTCTGGGGGAAGAGGGCTGCCAGGGCCGGAGGGGGAGTGGAGGTCGAGGCAGACAGAGGGAGGGCTGGGGTCaggccaaggtctcactgtgACCTGGAAGGCCGTCCCAAAGAGAGGGGTCTCTGGGCGGACAGGGAATTAAGCATCCGTTCTTAGGCGGTATTTTCCCTTGTAAATTCAGGGTTTAAGCTGAGCCctatttttgtcttgtttttgtggAAATGTAAGTTAATTTTCGTGGAATTTGTCCTTGGATTCTTTCTCAGCCTTTTTGCATCTTGTTGCGAGAAGAAAGAAGCAGAGCAATGGCCCCCCAGcagcctcctttccttctctctctttgagGGAGCCTTGGGGGATGATGGGCTTTGCAGCAGCTCTACTCagagcaaaagagaaaggggaggatgcctctgtggatgatgggtgcaaCAGTCGCTCTGCCATGCGCAGGAGGCCCTTAGGAAGACCTAGGGCTCATTTCTACTTTCATTTAGCCTTCCCCCCTTCCATCTTTCCCACCATGAAAGCAGATATTTGCATCCTCCCCTTGTAATCGCTGGAATAGGGAAACAGGGAAGCAATGCCACTTGTGCGTCACCTGGGAAGCCCAGCTCAGGAACActctacacagacacacacacacattgatagaagattcacctcattggttttgcaactatttgcagtTACTCAGGCTGCCCAAGTCAGGGCACTGTTTACATTAcagatgatgcacagatgattgacatgcattttgaagtgctgCAAACTAGTAGGGaggacaatcgtgccaaaaatgAAGCGACTACacttattattgctattattattattattcttaattaACCCAATAAGGACTTTTCCTTTAATCAGTTGCTGATTAATAATGCTactcttccccctttcttttctggcctgtttctcttttaaaaggtgattatacccctctattagtACTTTCGCATCATAAAACCCATCCCTGTTTTATCGCATTTGCTCTCCTCTGGTTCAGGTTCATATATGCGTCTGTCTCTAGAGATAGAAGAGGTGAAGAACTGAATTTGGTTTTCGGGAGCTTTGGTCCGAAACACAgggcagaaatcatccagtctgagaccgctttaacagccctggctcaatcccggggcattctgggaactgtagtttggtgaaacattggtctttctctgtcagagagctctggggccacagcaaactataggcctgttacagactgccaaaataaagctgcttcgggtctctttggagataagctgtttaaatgatgcatgcatcctaagagtctggaagtcacgccaaagccacactccattcctaagcactggagtgcagctttggcgcagcttccgaagcagctttattttggctgtctgtaacaggccatagtttcccaagcctccctagcactgagccagggctctgaaaggggtttcaaactggattatttctgcaatattattattattattgttgttgttgttgttgttgttgttgttagatctacttgtatcccactctcttcccagAACtgagcctcagagtggcttcacaacattaaaaaacattacaattaagaAACATAGGGGGAAaggacattaaaaaggaattaaattattaaaataatattgaacCTATATTGATAAATACAAAAAGGCAAAAGGCACAAAACTATTTTCTGAGAAGACAACAGGTGACagcagaacagagagagagagagagatagtggGAATCTCACTTATTCAGGGACCAGAAACACGGTCTTACAAAGGTATTTGCAGATAGCcctcagagaataggacccagaacaacggaggcaaactacaggaaaacgggctccacctaaacattaggaggaacctcctgacagtaagagctcatatatattatattcaaCAGAGAGGAGCATCAGGGCAGGGGAGAACCgaatagggttttggggagctgtgatccaaaacacatggcagaaatgatccagtttgaggctatatccacactgcaaaaagaatccagtttgacaccactttaactgccaagcctcaatgctgtggatttctaggaagtgtagtttgttgtggcaccagagcaaaagaaacaagACAACTTATGCTTACACTGTTAGTAgggagatagatgatagatagatagatagatagatagatagatagatgccatCTGTCTATATACATTATTTCCAATTCTGTGTCAtctctggaaaggatgcaaaggaaagggaccCACAAAAGGGAGGTGAAGTCCTGGGAATCATCAATCAGTCTCCATGAAGCTGCCCTATTTCTCCTGCGCCGAGCCTCCCagggcggggccatgcaaatttgggaccaatggTGGGAGAGATGTAAATTCTTCAGTCGGTCTCGCAATTCCATTGCCATGGCCAGCAGGTGGCAATGTTTCCCTCCCTCGNNNNNNNNNNNNNNNNNNNNNNNNNNNNNNNNNNNNNNNNNNNNNNNNNNNNNNNNNNNNNNNNNNNNNNNNNNNNNNNNNNNNNNNNNNNNNNNNNNNNNNNNNNNNNNNNNNNNNNNNNNNNNNNNNNNNNNNNNNNNNNNNNNNNNNNNNNNNNNNNNNNNNNNNNNNNNNNNNNNNNNNNNNNNNNNNNNNNNNNNNNNNNNNNNNNNNNNNNNNNNNNNNNNNNNNNNNNNNNNNNNNNNNNNNNNNNNNNNNNNNNNNNNNNNNNNNNNNNNNNNNNNNNNNNNNNNNNNNNNNNNNNNNNNNNNNNNNNNNNNNNNNNNNNNNNNNNNNNNNNNNNNNNNNNNNNNNNNNNNNNNNNNNNNNNNNNNNNNNNNNNNNNNNNNNNNNNNNNNNNNNNNNNNNNNNNNNNNNNNNNNNNNNNNNNNNNNNNNNNNNNNNNNNNNNNNNNNNNNNNNNNNNNNNNNNNNNNNNNNNNNNNNNNNNNNNNNNNNNNNNNNNNNNNNNNNNNNNNNNNNNNNNNNNNNNNNNNNNNNNNNNNNNNNNNNNNNNNNNNNNNNNNNNNNNNNNNNNNNNNNNNNNNNNNNNNNNNNNNNNNNNNNNNNNNNNNNNNNNNNNNNNNNNNNNNNNNNNNNNNNNNNNNNNNNNNNNNNNNNNNNNNNNNNNNNNNNNNNNNNNNNNNNNNNNNNNNNNNNNNNNNNNNNNNNNNNNNNNNNNNNNNNNNNNNNNNNNNNNNNNNNNNNNNNNNNNNNNNNNNNNNNNNNNNNNNNNNNNNNNNNNNNNNNNNNNNNNNNNNNNNNNNNNNNNNNNNNNNNNNNNNNNNNNNNNNNNNNNNNNNNNNNNNNNNNNNNNNNNNNNNNNNNNNNNNNNNNNNNNNNNNNNNNNNNNNNNNNNNNNNNNNNNNNNNNNNNNNNNNNNNNNNNNNNNNNNNNNNNNNNNNNNNNNNNNNNNNNNNNNNNNNNNNNNNNNNNNNNNNNNNNNNNNNNNNNNNNNNNNNNNNNNNNNNNNNNNNNNNNNNNNNNNNNNNNNNNNNNNNNNNNNNNNNNNNNNNNNNNNNNNNNNNNNNNNNNNNNNNNNNNNNNNNNNNNNNNNNNNNNNNNNNNNNNNNNNNNNNNNNNNNNNNNNNNNNNNNNNNNNNNNNNNNNNNNNNNNNNNNNNNNNNNNNNNNNNNNNNNNNNNNNNNNNNNNNNNNNNNNNNNNNNNNNNNNNNNNNNNNNNNNNNNNNNNNNNNNNNNNNNNNNNNNNNNNNNNNNNNNNNNNNNNNNNNNNNNNNNNNNNNNNNNNNNNNNNNNNNNNNNNNNNNNNNNNNNNNNNNNNNNNNNNNNNNNNNNNNNNNNNNNNNNNNNNNNNNNNNNNNNNNNNNNNNNNNNNNNNNNNNNNNNNNNNNNNNNNNNNNNNNNNNNNNNNNNNNNNNNNNNNNNNNNNNNNNNNNNNNNNNNNNNNNNNNNNNNNNNNNNNNNNNNNNNNNNNNNNNNNNNNNNNNNNNNNNNNNNNNNNNNNNNNNNNNNNNNNNNNNNNNNNNNNNNNNNNNNNNNNNNNNNNNNNNNNNNNNNNNNNNNNNNNNNNNNNNNNNNNNNNNNNNNNNNNNNNNNNNNNNNNNNNNNNNNNNNNNNNNNNNNNNNNNNNNNNNNNNNNNNNNNNNNNNNNNNNNNNNNNNNNNNNNNNNNNNNNNNNNNNNNNNNNNNNNNNNNNNNNNNNNNNNNNNNNNNNNNNNNNNNNNNNNNNNNNNNNNNNNNNNNNNNNNNNNNNNNNNNNNNNNNNNNNNNNNNNNNNNNNNNNNNNNNNNNNNNNNNNNNNNNNNNNNNNNNNNNNNNNNNNNNNNNNNNNNNNNNNNNNNNNNNNNNNNNNNNNNNNNNNNNNNNNNNNNNNNNNNNNNNNNNNNNNNNNNNNNNNNNNNNNNNNNNNNNNNNNNNNNNNNNNNNNNNNNNNNNNNNNNNNNNNNNNNNNNNNNNNNNNNNNNNNNNNNNNNNN from Sceloporus undulatus isolate JIND9_A2432 ecotype Alabama chromosome 6, SceUnd_v1.1, whole genome shotgun sequence carries:
- the RPL14 gene encoding 60S ribosomal protein L14, which gives rise to MVFKRYVEIGRVAYISFGPHAGKLVAIVDVIDQNRALVDGPCTGVRRQAMPFKCMQLTDFVLKFPHSARQKYVRNAWEKENVNEKWKATRWAQKIDARAKKAKMSDFDRYKVMKAKKMRNRIIKHEVKKLQKASAPAKKA